One Peptostreptococcus equinus genomic window carries:
- a CDS encoding ABC transporter permease, with translation MTVFKSYLKIMRKNSVGIMIYMVIFISISVMVSVSLSNSKPGNYVKNQKTIAVINMSNDKTSKELEKYLNKNFDVKKIRNDEKTIKENLFTQYVSYVLKINKDNSMEYYINKDIGVAFIVNGKVEEYLKTNKLLNKYNIENADSKTQNILEDNVEISYIKDQNTLKSESLYYYYNSQSFVVMSVIMIGVFIGYSKYKQRNVKDRIGSSAMASKKVETKVLLSSLIFVAFVWLVLLFTTVVLFDRQLLFSSIGLEYILSSIIYLVPTYGLAYLIATISKDTNVNTALVNFIVLPLSFISGVFVPLEFLPKSIEKIAIISPMYWNNKLYRLIMDGSFGNSDTYIYIGIQILFFITFVLLGYMSSKRKTRTL, from the coding sequence ATGACAGTATTTAAATCATATTTAAAAATAATGAGAAAAAACTCCGTAGGCATAATGATTTATATGGTAATTTTTATATCAATATCTGTTATGGTGAGTGTTTCTCTTTCAAATAGCAAACCAGGAAATTATGTTAAAAATCAAAAGACAATTGCAGTAATAAATATGAGTAATGATAAAACTTCAAAAGAACTAGAAAAGTATTTAAACAAAAATTTTGATGTAAAAAAAATAAGAAATGATGAAAAAACAATTAAAGAAAATCTATTTACTCAATATGTATCTTATGTGTTAAAAATAAATAAAGATAATTCTATGGAATACTATATAAATAAAGATATTGGTGTTGCATTTATAGTAAATGGAAAGGTAGAAGAATATTTAAAAACAAATAAATTACTAAACAAATATAATATAGAAAATGCAGATTCAAAGACACAAAATATACTTGAAGATAATGTTGAAATATCTTATATAAAAGATCAAAATACGTTGAAGTCAGAATCATTATATTATTATTACAATAGTCAGTCATTTGTGGTGATGTCAGTAATAATGATAGGAGTATTTATTGGTTACAGTAAATATAAGCAAAGAAATGTTAAAGATAGGATAGGATCTTCTGCTATGGCAAGTAAAAAAGTAGAAACAAAAGTTTTACTTAGTTCTCTAATATTTGTGGCTTTTGTATGGTTAGTGCTTTTGTTTACAACAGTTGTTCTTTTTGATAGACAACTATTATTTTCTTCTATAGGATTAGAATATATATTATCAAGTATTATATATCTTGTACCTACTTATGGCTTAGCGTATTTAATAGCTACTATATCAAAAGATACTAATGTTAATACGGCGCTTGTTAATTTTATAGTACTTCCATTGTCATTTATATCAGGTGTATTTGTACCATTAGAATTTTTGCCAAAATCTATTGAAAAAATAGCAATAATTTCACCAATGTATTGGAATAATAAATTATATAGATTAATAATGGATGGAAGTTTTGGAAATAGTGATACATATATATATATAGGAATACAAATACTATTCTTCATAACTTTTGTCCTATTGGGCTATATGTCAAGTAAAAGAAAAACAAGAACTTTATAA
- a CDS encoding MerR family transcriptional regulator: MISHDRYSIGEVEKICNIPIKTLRYYDSINLVVPSFRDSESNYRYYSKEQMVTICIVRKLRMLGFGLKEIHNIIHDNKAHILEESVDSKLVDISNEIKALQQKYEEGCRFSQRLKKGVDILSLYAKEEFEKKGIVIEEIPESYLLYTRKVMKNYSNRDVSLERWVELINLSNKTNIENKGSIVVTYYSNPLDQFLYKDIDIEFGMYLDEPVNLCECKKFGGFTAATTIHVGDYSNIINTHIKMIQYINKSGYSICGDISEEFIISPFDVNNPEEHVTKVIIPVKKI, translated from the coding sequence ATGATTTCACATGATAGATATTCAATTGGAGAAGTTGAAAAAATTTGTAATATACCTATAAAGACACTGCGTTACTACGATTCGATTAATTTAGTTGTTCCATCCTTTAGAGATTCTGAAAGCAATTACAGATACTATAGTAAAGAGCAAATGGTTACCATATGCATAGTACGTAAGTTAAGAATGCTTGGTTTTGGATTAAAGGAAATACATAATATAATTCATGATAATAAAGCACATATATTAGAAGAGAGTGTAGATTCGAAATTAGTAGATATTTCAAATGAAATAAAAGCCTTACAGCAAAAATATGAAGAGGGATGCAGATTTTCTCAAAGATTAAAAAAGGGTGTAGATATTTTATCTTTGTACGCTAAAGAAGAATTTGAAAAAAAAGGAATAGTAATAGAAGAAATACCTGAATCATATTTATTGTATACTAGAAAAGTTATGAAAAATTATTCTAATAGAGATGTGTCATTAGAAAGATGGGTAGAACTCATAAATTTATCAAATAAGACTAATATTGAAAATAAGGGATCAATCGTTGTAACTTATTATTCAAATCCTTTAGATCAATTTTTATACAAGGATATAGATATAGAATTTGGTATGTACTTGGATGAACCTGTAAATTTATGTGAATGCAAAAAATTTGGGGGATTTACTGCTGCTACCACCATACATGTAGGTGATTATTCTAATATAATAAATACACATATAAAGATGATTCAATATATAAATAAGAGTGGATATAGCATTTGCGGAGATATTTCAGAAGAATTTATCATATCACCATTTGATGTTAATAATCCTGAAGAACATGTAACAAAAGTAATAATACCCGTAAAAAAAATATAA